The genomic segment CGCGAGGACCTGACCCACACCGGCGCCCACAAGATCAACAACACCATCGGTCAGGGGCTGCTGGCCCGCCGCATGGGGAAGCCGCGGGTGATCGCCGAGACCGGCGCAGGTCAACACGGGGTGGCGACGGCGACGGTGGCGGCGATGTTCGGCCTTGCGTGCGTGGTCTACATGGGGCGCGAGGATACCGTACGCCAGGCTCCGAATGTCTATCGCATGAAGCTGCTCGGTGCGGAGGTGGTGCCGGTCGACTCCGGCAGCGCCACCCTCAAGGATGCGCTCAACGAGGCATTGCGCGACTGGGTGGCCAGCTGTCGCGACACCTTCTACATCATCGGTACGGTGGCCGGCCCCCATCCCTATCCGCTGATGGTGCGCCAGTTCCACGCGGTGATCGGGGAGGAAGCGCGGGAACAGATGGTGCGGCAGGCGGGAAGATTGCCCGACGTGGCGGTGGCCTGCGTCGGCGGCGGCTCCAACGCCATGGGGCTGTTCCATCCGCTGCGCGACGACGATGTCCGACTGGTGGCGGTGGAGGCGGCCGGCCATGGTCTGGAGAGCGGGCGCCACGCAGCGTCGCTCGCCGCCGGCCGTCCGGGGATCCTGCACGGTAACCTCACCTGTCTGCTGGAGGATGAGGAGGGGCAGATCGCCGCCACCCACTCGATCTCCGCCGGGCTCGACTACCCCGGCGTCGGGCCGGAGCTGGCCTTTCTCCACCGCACGGGGCGGCTGGAGCTGGAGCTGGCCGACGATGGGGAGGCGCTGGCCGCCTTCCATCGGCTTGCCCGCTGTGAGGGGATCATCCCGGCGCTGGAGTCGAGCCATGCGCTGGCCGCGGCGATGCGCATCGCCGCGGAGATGGCGCCGGAGCGCATCGTGTTGGTCAACCTCTCCGGCCGCGGGGACAAGGACATGGAGCGTGTCATGCGTTGCGACGCGGCCGATGAGGGCGGGCTGATGGAAGCGTATGAGGGCGGCAATCGCGCCTCGGACGGCGATGATGACTGACGACTTCGCAAGAAGTCGGCATCCGCGGCCGGGACGGCCGCGCAAATCAAGAGCTTGCGTAAGCAAGCGATGGATTTGCAAGGGAATCGACGGCCGCGCTCTTCGATTCCCGTCAAGCAAAAAGTCCACGGACGGACTTTTTGCGATTCGATCATGACTGACCGTATCGCCGCCTGTTTCGCCGCCTGTCGCGCCGAGCGGCGCGCGGCTCTGGTCGGCTACCTGACCGCCGGCGATCCCGATCCGGAGGTATCGTTGACGCTGTTGTCGGCCCTGGCGGAGGAGGTCGATCTGCTGGAGGTGGGCATCCCCTTCTCCGATCCGATGGCCGACGGACCGGTGATCCAGGCGGCGTCGGAGCGGGCGCTGGCCGCCGGTACACGCATGGCCGACCTCTTCCGGCTGGTGGCGCGGGTGCGGCTTGCCCGTCCCGATCTGCCGGTGGTGCTGATGGGCTATGGCAACAGCGCGCTGGCCATGGGGATGGAGCGGTTCACCGAGCGGGCCGCCGCCGCCGGTGTCGACGGTGTGCTGCTGGTCGACATCCCGCCGGAGGAGGGGGGATTGTGCGACGAAGCGTTGCGCAATCACGGATTGAAGCGGATCCTGCTGCTGACGCCGACCTCGCCGGAGGCGCGGCTGCGGCTGGTGGCCGAGCGGGGCGGCGGCTTTGTCTACTATGTGTCGCTCACCGGCATCACCGGTGCCGAGATGGGCGATGTGGACCAGGTCGCCCGGCGGGTGGAGCAGATCTCGCAGGCCTGCGCGCTGCCGGTCTGCGTCGGTTTCGGCGTCAAGACCCCGCAACAGGCGGCGGCGTTGGCGCAGGTGGCAGACGGCGTGGTGGTGGGCAGTCGTTTCGTCGGGCTGGTTGCGGACCATCTCGATGCTCCGGAGCAGGCCGTGGCGTGCCTGCGCCGTGAGGCGGCGGCGTTGCGTCGGGCGATGGCGCGGCGGGGCTAGGCCATGCGGATCCGTGTGCTCGGCTGCTACGGCGGACAGCTGCTCGGCTTCCACCTCTCCTCGTTTCTGCTCAACGACGCCATCCTGCTCGACGCCGGGGCGCCGACCGAGTCGCTCACGCTGGAGGAGCAGCACCGCATCCGCCACATCTTCATCTCCCACGTCCATCTCGACCACATCAAGGACATCGCCTTTCTGGCCGACAACCGTTCGCTCAAGCGGATCGGGGGCGCACGCGACAATCGCAAGATGGTCGTTCATGCGTTGCCGGAGAACCTGGAGTACCTGCGCAAGCACTTCCTCAACAACATCATCTGGCCCGATTTCACCACCATCCCGTCGCCGGAGGATCCGATCCTGGAGCTGCGCCCGTTTCGCGACGAGGAGCCGGTGGAGGTGGAGGGGGTGCGCATCACCCCGATCCGGGTCAACCACCCGGTGCCCTGCACCGCCTTCCTGGTCGACGAGGAGGGGGTGCAGTTCCTCTACTCCGCCGACACCGGCCCCACCGGGCGGATGTGGGAGATCGCCAACGCGCAGCCCGGTCTGCAGGGGGTGATCATCGACTGCTCCTTCCCCAACAGCCAGAAGTTTCTCGCCGATCTGAGCGGCCACATGACGCCGCGGATGGTCGGCTGTGAGCTGCGGGAGAAATTCCACGGGTTGGGCACGGTCCCGATCTACCTCTTTCACATGAAGCCGGAGGAGTTGAACCTGATGACCGATGAGATCGGCAACGAGGCGCTGCCGCTGTCGCGCATGTTGACCCAGATCGACGAGCTGATCCTGTGAACTGGCTTACCCGGCTGATCGAGCGCCCCGGTTCGCTCCTCTCTTCGTCACGCAAGACCGACGTGCCCGAGGGGGTGTGGCGCAAGTGCCCCAACTGTTCCGAGGCGATCTACTCCAAGGAGCTGATCCGCTCGCAGATGGTCTGCTCCCGTTGCGGCCACCATCAGCGGCTCGATGTCGACGGGCGGGTGGCCGCGCTGTTCGATCCCGATTCGTGGCAGGAGTTCGATACGGGGCTGCGCTCGTGCGATCCGCTGGGGTTCCGTGACAAGAAACGCTACCGCGACCGGCTGAAGGAGGCGGCGAAGAAGGCGGGCGAGGGCGATGCGGTGCGCAACTTCACCGGCACCGTCCAAGGCCACCCCATCGTGGCCTCGATCTTCGAGTTCGGCTTCATGGGCGGCAGCATGGGATCGGTGGTCGGCGAGAAACTGGTGCGTGCGATGGAGCGGGCGGTGGCCGACGGCGTCCCCTACCTGCTGGTCACCGCATCCGGTGGGGCGCGCATGCAGGAGGGGATGTTTTCGCTGATGCAGATGGCCAAGTGCTCGGCGGCGGTCCACCGGCTGCACGAGGCCGGGTTGCCCTTCGTCTGTCTGCTGGCCGATCCGACCATGGGCGGCGTCTCCGCCTCGATCGCCTGGCTGGGGGATGTGATCGCCGCCGAGCCCGGCGCGCTGATCGGCTTCGCCGGGCCGCGGGTGATCCGTGAGACGGTGAAACAGGAGCTGCCCGAGGGGTTCCAGCGGGCGGAGTTCCTGCTGGAGCACGGCCTGATCGATGCGGTGGTCGACCGCCGCCGTTTCCGTGACTGGATCGCGACGCTGTGCGGCCATCTCACCGCCCGGAGCTACCATCCCGAGGCGGCGGACGACTGACGTCCCCCTTCGCCGCGCGGAGGGCGAAGGGGGGGAGCGCGGCGTGGCGTTGATCCTGGTGCTGGCCATGGTGGCGTTGATCGCCGGCTGGGCCGCCACCGCCGCCTACGAGGATCTGATCGATCTCAGGAGGGTGGAGCAGCGTACCGACTCGGTGCGGGCCATGCTGGCGGCGGAGTCGGGGGTGGCGCTGGCCAGGCTGGTGCTGGCCCGGGATGCCAAAGAGAGCAAGCGCGACGATCTGACCGAGGATTGGGCGGCGACCACCCCTCCCTTCCCGGTCGATGGCGGTACGATCTCCGGGGCGATCCGCGATGCCAACCGCTTCTTCAACCTCAACGATCTGGTCGACGATCAGGGGAAGGCGCGTCCCGATGCGGTGGCCATCGCCCGCCGGCTCTTCGCGGAGCTGGAGCTCGATGGCGGGTTGGTCGATGCGCTGGTCGACTGGATGGACAAGGACTCCAGGCCGTTCGGCGTCGGCGGAGTGGAGGAGGACGGCTACATCGACCGTCCCTACCGGATCAAGAATGCGCGCCTGGACCGGCTGGAGGAGCTGTTGCTGGTGGCCGGCTTCGACCGGAAGGTGGTGGCGAAGTTGCGTCCGTTCGTCATCGTCCGGCCCCCGCCCGGCGGCGGCAAGACGCCGGTCAACATCAACACCGCGCCGGCGGAGGTGCTGGCGGCGCTGTTCCCTGCCATGAGCCTCGCGGCGGCGGAGCGGGTGGTGGCCGATCGGGAGGAGCAGCCCTTCTCCGACACAGCACCGCTGGTCGACGCTCCCGACGGCAAGGGGGTCGATCCCGCCCGGCTGACGGTGGCCAGCGACGCCTTTCTGGTGCGTAGCCTGGCCCGTTTCGGTAGCGTTCGCTGGCAGGAGGAGCAGCTGATCGCCCGTCAGGGCGGGAAGTTTTCCTTGATCTACCGGCAACGGACGGGATGGGATTGATGCCGGTCCTGCCGGGTCGGCATCGCGGCTGCGGATGGATTGTGCGCCTCGATCGCCGCTAAGTGACATGTCCATGGAGGGACTTTTTGCGACTTGATCCTCGATGAGCAGTACGGATTCCGGCCATCTCGAGGCGACCGTGGCGCTGCTGCGGCGCGCGGAGGAGGAGTTTGCCCCGCGCATCACCTTCGCCTGCAGCTTCGGTGCCGAGGATATCGTCCTGCTCGATCTGATCCGCCGCCATGCGCCGCGTATCTCCATCTTCACGCTCGATACCGGCCGGCTCTTTCCCGAGACCTACGCTTTGATCGACCGCTGTCGCGACTTCTTCGGTCTGCCGATCCGGGTGCTCTTCCCCGATGCCACCGAGGTGGAGGCGATGGTGGCGCAGCAGGGGGTGGATGGCTTCTACCGCTCGGTGGAGGCGCGCAAGCGCTGCTGTGCGGTGCGCAAGCTCGCTCCGCTGCGGCGGGCGCTGGAGGGGATGGCCGCCTGGGTCACCGGCGTGCGGCGCGAGCAGTCGGATCAGCGCGCCGTCATGGAGGCGGTCGAGGAGGATGCGCGCTTCGGGCTGCGCAAATACAACCCGCTGATCGACTGGACCTCAGAGCAGGTGTGGGCCCATATCCGTACCAACGATCTGCCCTACAACCCGCTGCACGACCGCTTCTATCCCTCGATCGGCTGCGCCCCCTGCACCCGTGCGGTGACCGTGGGCGAGGATCCCCGCTCCGGCCGCTGGTGGTGGGAGCGCGACGAGGCGGTGGCCGAGTGCGGGCTTCATGTCTCGGAGATCCGCAAGGGGCGCGGCGCGGAATGGGCGGAGGAGGATGACGATGAACGATCCGGTGCGTGAACGCTGCCGTGTGGAGCGGCTGACCCAGCTGCAGACGCTGGAAGCGGAGTCGATCCACATCATCCGCGAGGTGGCGGCCGAGTTCCGCAATCCGGTGATGCTCTACTCCATCGGCAAGGACTCCAGCGTGATGCTCCATCTGGCGCGCAAGGCCTTCTATCCGGCGCCGCTTCCCTTTCCGCTGCTGCATGTCGACACCGGTTACAAGTTTCCGGAGATGTATGCGTTTCGTGACCGGTTCGCACGCGAGGTGGGGGCGGAGCTGATCGTCCACCGCAACGAGGAGGCGATCGCCCGGGGGATGAATCCCAAGCAGTACGGGGTGGCGCGCTGCTGCGGCGCCTTGAAGACGCAAGGGCTGCTCGATGCGCTGGAGCAGGGAGGATACGACGCCGCCTTCGGCGGTGCGCGGCGTGACGAGGAGCGCAGCCGGGCCAAGGAGCGGGTCTTCTCCATCCGCGACGAGTTCGGTCAGTGGGATCCGAAGAACCAGCGTCCCGAGTTGTGGGATCTCTACAACGGCCGCATCCACGACGGCGAG from the Zetaproteobacteria bacterium genome contains:
- the trpB gene encoding tryptophan synthase subunit beta — translated: MPDAQGRFGDFGGRFAAETLMQPLAELEEAFFTAWNDPAFHAELRGLLAHYVGRPTPLYHARRLSEEVGGAQIWLKREDLTHTGAHKINNTIGQGLLARRMGKPRVIAETGAGQHGVATATVAAMFGLACVVYMGREDTVRQAPNVYRMKLLGAEVVPVDSGSATLKDALNEALRDWVASCRDTFYIIGTVAGPHPYPLMVRQFHAVIGEEAREQMVRQAGRLPDVAVACVGGGSNAMGLFHPLRDDDVRLVAVEAAGHGLESGRHAASLAAGRPGILHGNLTCLLEDEEGQIAATHSISAGLDYPGVGPELAFLHRTGRLELELADDGEALAAFHRLARCEGIIPALESSHALAAAMRIAAEMAPERIVLVNLSGRGDKDMERVMRCDAADEGGLMEAYEGGNRASDGDDD
- a CDS encoding tryptophan synthase subunit alpha gives rise to the protein MTDRIAACFAACRAERRAALVGYLTAGDPDPEVSLTLLSALAEEVDLLEVGIPFSDPMADGPVIQAASERALAAGTRMADLFRLVARVRLARPDLPVVLMGYGNSALAMGMERFTERAAAAGVDGVLLVDIPPEEGGLCDEALRNHGLKRILLLTPTSPEARLRLVAERGGGFVYYVSLTGITGAEMGDVDQVARRVEQISQACALPVCVGFGVKTPQQAAALAQVADGVVVGSRFVGLVADHLDAPEQAVACLRREAAALRRAMARRG
- a CDS encoding 3',5'-cyclic-nucleotide phosphodiesterase; the protein is MRIRVLGCYGGQLLGFHLSSFLLNDAILLDAGAPTESLTLEEQHRIRHIFISHVHLDHIKDIAFLADNRSLKRIGGARDNRKMVVHALPENLEYLRKHFLNNIIWPDFTTIPSPEDPILELRPFRDEEPVEVEGVRITPIRVNHPVPCTAFLVDEEGVQFLYSADTGPTGRMWEIANAQPGLQGVIIDCSFPNSQKFLADLSGHMTPRMVGCELREKFHGLGTVPIYLFHMKPEELNLMTDEIGNEALPLSRMLTQIDELIL
- a CDS encoding acetyl-CoA carboxylase carboxyltransferase subunit beta; protein product: MNWLTRLIERPGSLLSSSRKTDVPEGVWRKCPNCSEAIYSKELIRSQMVCSRCGHHQRLDVDGRVAALFDPDSWQEFDTGLRSCDPLGFRDKKRYRDRLKEAAKKAGEGDAVRNFTGTVQGHPIVASIFEFGFMGGSMGSVVGEKLVRAMERAVADGVPYLLVTASGGARMQEGMFSLMQMAKCSAAVHRLHEAGLPFVCLLADPTMGGVSASIAWLGDVIAAEPGALIGFAGPRVIRETVKQELPEGFQRAEFLLEHGLIDAVVDRRRFRDWIATLCGHLTARSYHPEAADD
- a CDS encoding general secretion pathway protein GspK, whose amino-acid sequence is MRWSTAAVSVTGSRRCAAISPPGATIPRRRTTDVPLRRAEGEGGERGVALILVLAMVALIAGWAATAAYEDLIDLRRVEQRTDSVRAMLAAESGVALARLVLARDAKESKRDDLTEDWAATTPPFPVDGGTISGAIRDANRFFNLNDLVDDQGKARPDAVAIARRLFAELELDGGLVDALVDWMDKDSRPFGVGGVEEDGYIDRPYRIKNARLDRLEELLLVAGFDRKVVAKLRPFVIVRPPPGGGKTPVNINTAPAEVLAALFPAMSLAAAERVVADREEQPFSDTAPLVDAPDGKGVDPARLTVASDAFLVRSLARFGSVRWQEEQLIARQGGKFSLIYRQRTGWD
- a CDS encoding phosphoadenylyl-sulfate reductase; the protein is MSSTDSGHLEATVALLRRAEEEFAPRITFACSFGAEDIVLLDLIRRHAPRISIFTLDTGRLFPETYALIDRCRDFFGLPIRVLFPDATEVEAMVAQQGVDGFYRSVEARKRCCAVRKLAPLRRALEGMAAWVTGVRREQSDQRAVMEAVEEDARFGLRKYNPLIDWTSEQVWAHIRTNDLPYNPLHDRFYPSIGCAPCTRAVTVGEDPRSGRWWWERDEAVAECGLHVSEIRKGRGAEWAEEDDDERSGA
- the cysD gene encoding sulfate adenylyltransferase subunit CysD, translated to MNDPVRERCRVERLTQLQTLEAESIHIIREVAAEFRNPVMLYSIGKDSSVMLHLARKAFYPAPLPFPLLHVDTGYKFPEMYAFRDRFAREVGAELIVHRNEEAIARGMNPKQYGVARCCGALKTQGLLDALEQGGYDAAFGGARRDEERSRAKERVFSIRDEFGQWDPKNQRPELWDLYNGRIHDGESVRVFPLSNWTEMDIWLYIRQERIPIVPLYYARERPMVERGALLIPFYEGMEDQLHEGEEPKMVMCRFRTLGCIPCTGAVRSTAATIDEIVVEAAAARRSERETRIIDHGSNSMEDKKREGYF